The sequence CCAGAAGCTCCTGTCTTCATGTGTCCCAGTCATGTTGTCTGCCCCCACACCTCACCATGTTGCTTATTTAGCAGCTATTGTTGAAAACCTTTGGGGGGAATCATGTAGAAGTCCAGAAGACCATCCTCAAAACCTGTGAGCAGATGGTGTTTTTTTGATCAGAATCCTGTTTCCTGTTAACTTTGGATAGGTCACCATTTGTCAGAGGCCACAATACTTGACCTTTAAATTTCTCTGTACCCCTTTTCTCTTGGTCAAGTAATGGTGTATAAACAATCACTATACTAGCCAAAGATACCTATTGTAAATCCATAAAAGTAAGAATCTTCCTGAATGCAAACCATCTCAGCCTCCGTTTGTGTATTTCTCAGGTTTCCTGAGAAGTAGGACACAGCTGGAGAAGTGGTCTCTAAACATTGCCAGTCTAGTTGAGGAGACAGACAGATGCTTGGGAAGCTGTATAAACACCTGCCAACTTAGCAACAAATTCTAGTGCACAGAGTACAGCTGAACACCTAACCTTATGGGAAGTCACTGAACTTAGAAAGTTAGGTGGGATCTTTCAGGGACGGGTAGTTGAAGGCAAGTTTggagctgtttttttaaaaagaaaaggtgtGAAAACTTATTTTGAACACTAGTCTGGGCAACAAGCAACTGGAATAGAGATGCCTTTGGCTTGTCCAGTGCCCTGATTTGCTTTTAGTTCACTTGGATGAACCAGAGTTGACTGGAGTGTTGATATGGGGGCTGCATACACCTCAGTGTTGGCTGGGGTTCATGCTGCCCCACGGTTCTGGCTAGGAAGCCTGGAGTGACTGGAGCTGAAGTGGAGGCTCAGGACAGTGAATTTAGGGAGTGGAGGGGGTGTCTGGGACACGGGCactaagaaggaagagaaggggtttTTACCCTTTTCCTTCCTCCCGACTCCCCAGAGCTGCTGCCCAAAGGGAGCAAAGAGGAGCAGCGGGATTACGTCTTCTACCTGGCCGTGGGGAACTACCGGCTCAAGGTAAAGCAGAGCACTTCcttccaccccctcccacctggaTGGCCAAGCACCTGCTCATCTCTCTCCTCCAGGGTAGAGCCCAGGCCAAAGAGGGTAGTAGGCAGGGGGTGGTGTTGGGTACAGAGGTGCAAGGTGAAAGCAGGCCAGGACACTAAGGGAAGGCGAGAGACAGAGGATCTGGGTGCCTAGGGTGTGGGGAGCAAAGTGATGTCAGCACTGGGGTGCAGCCCCAAGCCTTGGGCTGTTATCTCCTTCAGCTTATCACCCCCACACAGTTGGGGTGGTTTGTGGACTCTACTCCTCTGGGTGGGGCTGGAGcaagggagggggtggagggagagggaggagtccCAGGGCCAGTGGAGAGAAGGCCCCTCTGATGGGCAGGCGGAGGGATGGAATTCTGAGGGGGGGTGTGTTGTTTTCCCTGAGTGCAGGAATATGAAAAGGCCCTGAAGTATGTGCGAGGGCTGCTGCAGACAGAGCCGCAGAACAACCAGGCCAAAGAACTGGAACGGCTCATTGACAAGGCCATGAAGAAAGGTGAAGGCCGTCCTCTCtgcccctctgcctccctccactCCCTGCCCTCATGTTTCCTTGGCCCCCAGCATCCCCGGGTCCCTCTCCACTCTGTTAACTTCTCTTCTGTCCCCCGTGCCTGGGCCCTCTGGTCTCTCTTCAGATGGTGCCCTCCAGGCAGTTCCTCCTCAAACCCTCTTCTTTCCCCGGCCCTCAGGGCCCCTCACACCAGGACTCCAGGGAGAGAGGCACGTCTTCTGCTAAGGAGCAGCAGGCTGTGAGGTGGTAGCCCAGGTCGCCGCAGGGACTGGGTTTGGCCTCGTGACAgtctcccttttcctctccccaGATGGACTAGTGGGCATGGCCATCGTTGGAGGCATGGCCCTGGGCGTGGCGGGACTGGCTGGACTCATCGGACTTGCTGTGTCCaagtccaaatcctgaaggaGACGGCATCCCTGCGTCTGTGCAGGGACACGTGGGAGCCCGTGGAGGACACTGGAAGAGCGGCCCACCCCCCGgccatccctttcttctcctgcaccCATCCCTGTCCTGTGTGGCCATCACCCTCCTCTCCCCTGAGACCTGTCACCTATCCCCAAATCATGTGCTTGGAGATGAGTGTAAATAAAACTGGACTTGGGCTTGGGAACCTCTTGTGTCCATGTTGAGAAAGGGGTGGGTTTGGTTGGGCCCAGGAGGTCAGAAAATGGAATATATGACTAAGCTTATGGGGGTCACACGTGGGCCCTTCCTGTTCTGCACCCTCCTACTCCTACCCCGGAGGCTGCTGTGGGGTTCTCCTTTGTCCACCAAGCTGCCCAGACCCCacacccttccttcctttccccaccACTAGCCATGTCCTTGAGCAGTGGCAGGCCAGCATAGGGACGTGGCCTTTGCATGGCCTTAGAATCCTGACAAAAAACAGTGACCAGAGGCGGGAAGGGCAGAGCTGAAGGGACAGGCGAGACTGATGTCTCCTCTGACCCACTTAGCTGCCTCTCAGCATGGAGTTTTCca is a genomic window of Bubalus kerabau isolate K-KA32 ecotype Philippines breed swamp buffalo chromosome 23, PCC_UOA_SB_1v2, whole genome shotgun sequence containing:
- the FIS1 gene encoding mitochondrial fission 1 protein, coding for MEAVLNELVSVEDLLKFERKFKSEKAAGSVSKSTQFEYAWCLVRSKYNDDIRKGLGLLEELLPKGSKEEQRDYVFYLAVGNYRLKEYEKALKYVRGLLQTEPQNNQAKELERLIDKAMKKDGLVGMAIVGGMALGVAGLAGLIGLAVSKSKS